CCCCTTGAGAAGGCTCTCATTCATTTCCTGACGGAGAGATTTTCGGTCCTTGCCTAGGGTCTTGAGCCCATTCTGTCCGATCTTGGAGATGATCTTTCCGATCTTGATCGCCTGGGGTTTGCTGATCTCTTCCATACCCTCCCACTTGCCGTTCATGAGATACCAAAGGGCGATGACCAGTTTCCTGGCTACTGCCGCAGCTGCCAAGTTGACGGAGCCCTTGGAAGCCAAGAGCTTCTTGCCCCACTTGGCCAATGGGCTATTACCGCGGAGGATCGACTGAGCCGACTCCATCAGCAACGAGCGGAGATCCTTGCGTCCATGTCCCCCGATACCTCCACTCCACTTTTTGTTGCCGCTGTCATCAAAGACCGGGTAGAGCCCGATGTAGCTCACGAGCTTCTTGGGATGCTCAAAGCGTTTGATGTCCCCCACGATGGCTCCAAAGGCGAACGCAACGATATCACGCACTCCGCTCAGTCGAGTCAGAGCTAAGAGTTTAGGATCAGTAGCGACCTCCGTGGCGATGAGACTCTCCCAGTGGCAACGTTGCTTGCGAGCGGCTTCCAGTTCCATGGCTAAGCCCTCAATCACCATTCGTTGGCGAGGTGCCCAGTCTCGTGACTCATGGATCAGTTTTAGGGCGCTCTCGTGGTCTAAGTCGGTGAGTGATTGGTCGAGTCGCACTCCGCTATCGCTCAGATAAGAGTCAAGGCGGTTGACCGTTTGGGTGCAGCGTTTGACG
The DNA window shown above is from Verrucomicrobiales bacterium and carries:
- a CDS encoding IS110 family transposase gives rise to the protein MDSIETIFKNLKGRVVGFDSHPDSFTAALLQGRTPAEAITQKTFNQVPMGQLISWAQKHTTSEDCIVLEASGNSFDVVRRLEAIGRTALVLESCHMGKLKEAHANNDKISAIRIGKAFLSGTAKRVWVPDPKTQERRDCFHMHRKTVKRCTQTVNRLDSYLSDSGVRLDQSLTDLDHESALKLIHESRDWAPRQRMVIEGLAMELEAARKQRCHWESLIATEVATDPKLLALTRLSGVRDIVAFAFGAIVGDIKRFEHPKKLVSYIGLYPVFDDSGNKKWSGGIGGHGRKDLRSLLMESAQSILRGNSPLAKWGKKLLASKGSVNLAAAAVARKLVIALWYLMNGKWEGMEEISKPQAIKIGKIISKIGQNGLKTLGKDRKSLRQEMNESLLKGRVYELKPFPNVEPKAEPEPPRKFTTQAEEYGLA